The Cheilinus undulatus linkage group 2, ASM1832078v1, whole genome shotgun sequence genome has a window encoding:
- the LOC121521852 gene encoding vomeronasal type-2 receptor 1, translating to MYLVAQQRPLSVLEGSGVRLSPLTERQEPTGSVRHQHSTERPSGDRTGYLLQQISPEDSSVSAESTCKLKAKFNLSGYKDVEKKKVVIGGMFPVHKRITSSDGNTSRVPVSSGCEGFNFRTFRWTQTMLFAINEINRRDDLLPNTDLGYVIYDSCFTISKAVEGTLTYLTGQDEAVPNYRCGTGAPLAALVGAGGSDLSIATARILGLYHFPQVSYSSTCSALDSKFQFPTFLRTIPNDKHQSKAIAQLVLHFGWTWVGTIAADDDYGKYGIKDFKEQVEEAGVCISFSETLPKVSSPEDIQRIVQTVIEATAKIIVVFSSDVDLSPLIAELLRHNVTNRTWIASEAWVTSALINQPGVSSVLGGTLGFGVKRANIPGLQRHLLDLDPYDDLLTEEFWESLFNCTLNYDRAVRQAKQRAKEANGTLSRAVRGVPDGLCTGRESVAQLNNTYSDVSQLRITYSVYKAVYAVAHALHNLEHCKLGQGPFNARNECADITNFEPWQLMYYLKNVRFKVPHTEEEIYFDNGDVEGFYDIINWQINGNGEISYVTVGHYNGSAAEEDRMTIMNDSIVWNNDVLEPPRSVCSENCQPGTRKGIRQGEPVCCFDCIPCADGEISNTTNARECILCSGDFWSNEAHDTCVPKIIEFLAFGEPLGITLIVISAFGALVTIAVGVVFVMNIGTPLVKANDALLSFSLLFSLVVTFLCSIVFLGEPQHWSCMTSQVALALGFALCLSSLMSKAAVLMLRAQALKAARARSKAAAKAAKAAAEAAANSRNPDLIVTNTINNNDATAFINPEVDTLTCAHQRAIAAAATLIQAIACTVWLIILPPHPVKNTSAQNIKIILECDEGSVVFICCIFAYDILLALLAFIFAFIARKLEDHFSEAKCVTFGMLVFFIVWISFVPAYLSTRGKFMVAVQIFAILASSFGLLTCFFLPKCYVLLVKPERNTEEMMRPRPKPRDGTSTGTSASLATAATEVNATIASTAIDD from the exons atgtacct TGTTGCCCAGCAGAGGCCCCTTAGTGTGCTGGAGGGTTCAGGTGTGCGTTTGTCCCCGCTGACTGAGAGACAAGAGCCGACAGGTTCAGTCAGacatcaacacagcacagagcGGCCCTCAGGGGACAGGACAG GTTACCTCCTGCAGCAGATCTCCCCTGAGGACAG CTCTGTTTCTGCAGAGTCCACATGCAAACTGAAGGCAAAGTTCAACCTGAGCGGCTACAAGGACGTGGAGAAGAAGAAGGTCGTTATCGGGGGGATGTTTCCCGTCCACAAACGGATCACTTCCAGCGATGGCAACACTTCAAGGGTGCCCGTCTCCTCAGGGTGTGAGGG GTTTAACTTCCGTACCTTTCGCTGGACCCAGACCATGCTGTTCGCtatcaatgaaattaacagaaGGGACGACCTGCTTCCAAACACAGACCTGGGCTATGTCATCTATGACTCCTGCTTCACCATCTCCAAAGCTGTGGAGGGAACCCTCACTTACCTGACGGGCCAAGATGAGGCTGTACCCAACTACCGCTGTGGGACTGGGGCGCCTCTGGCTGCTCTAGTGGGAGCTGGGGGCTCTGATCTTTCTATTGCCACAGCCAGGATACTTGGACTCTATCACTTCCCACAG GTCAGCTATTCTTCAACCTGCTCTGCCCTGGATAGTAAGTTCCAGTTCCCCACCTTCCTGAGGACCATCCCCAATGACAAGCACCAGTCTAAAGCTATTGCCCAGCTGGTGCTGCACTTTGGCTGGACTTGGGTAGGCACCATAGCCGCAGACGATGATTACGGCAAGTATGGCATCAAAGACTTCAAGGAGCAGGTGGAGGAGGCTGGAGTCTGCATATCTTTCTCTGAGACGCTGCCTAAG GTGAGTTCCCCAGAGGACATCCAGCGTATTGTCCAAACTGTGATCGAGGCCACCGCCAAGATCATCGTGGTCTTCTCCTCAGACGTGGACCTCAGTCCGCTCATCGCTGAGCTGCTCAGGCACAATGTGACCAACCGCACCTGGATCGCCAGCGAGGCCTGGGTGACCTCCGCTCTCATCAACCAGCCAGGC GTGAGCTCAGTGCTGGGTGGGACTCTGGGCTTTGGAGTCAAAAGGGCAAACATACCAGGTCTTCAGCGCCACCTACTGGATTTGGACCCCTATGATGACCTTCTTACTGAGGAATTCTGGGAATCT ttgtttAACTGCACACTGAACTATGACAGAGCTGTGAGGCAGGCCAAGCAGAGGGCCAAAGAGGCGAACGGCACCCTCTCCAGGGCAGTGAGGGGCGTCCCAGATGGGCTGTGTACCGGCCGTGAGTCTGTGGCACAGCTCAATAACACCTACTCAGATGTGTCCCAGTTAAGAATCACTTACAG TGTTTACAAAGCTGTGTATGCTGTGGCTCATGCTCTGCACAACCTGGAGCATTGTAAACTTGGACAGGGTCCGTTCAACGCGAGGAACGAATGTGCAGACATCACCAACTTTGAGCCGTGGCAG CTGATGTACTATTTGAAGAACGTGCGTTTTAAAGTGCCGCACACAGAAGAGGAGATCTACTTTGACAACGGGGACGTTGAAGGCTTCTATGACATCATAAACTGGCAGATCAACGGTAACGGGGAGATTTCCTATGTCACTGTGGGACACTACAACGGCTCAGCAGCTGAGGAGGACAGAATGACCATCATGAATGACTCCATCGTGTGGAACAATGACGTTTTAGAG CCTCCTCGGTCAGTGTGCAGCGAGAACTGTCAGCCGGGCACCAGGAAGGGAATCAGGCAGGGGGAGCCGGTCTGCTGCTTTGACTGCATCCCATGTGCTGATGGAGAGATAAGCAACACAACGA ATGCTCGTGAATGCATCCTGTGCAGTGGTGACTTCTGGTCCAACGAGGCTCATGACACCTGCGTACCAAAAATCATAGAGTTTCTGGCCTTTGGAGAACCCCTGGGGATCACCCTCATCGTCATCTCAGCCTTTGGAGCGCTTGTCACCATCGCTGTAGGG gTGGTGTTTGTCATGAACATTGGCACTCCTCTGGTGAAAGCTAATGATGCTCTGTTGAGTTTCTCCCTGCTCTTCTCCCTGGTGGTGACCTTCCTCTGCTCCATCGTCTTCCTCGGAGAACCTCAGCACTGGAGCTGCATGACCAGCCAAGTAGCCCTGGCTCTGGGCTTTGCTCTCTGCCTCTCCTCCCTCATGA GTAAGGCGGCTGTACTAATGCTGAGGGCTCAGGCTCTGAAAGCAGCCCGGGCCAGAAGTAAAGCAGCAGCCAAAGCTGCTAAAGCTGCAGCTGAAGCAGCAGCCAACAGCAGAAATCCTGATCTCATTGTTACCAACACAATAAACAACAATGATGCTACTGCCTTTATTAACCCTGAGGTTGACACTCTCACATGTGCCCACCAGAGGGCGATAGCTGCTGCAGCAACATTAATTCAG GCTATAGCGTGCACAGTTTGGCTCATCATCCTCCCTCCTCATCCGGTCAAGAACACTTCAGCCCAGAATATCAAGATCATCCTGGAGTGTGATGAAGGCTCTGTGGTCTTCATCTGTTGTATCTTTGCCTATGACATTCTGCTGGCTCTGCTGGCCTTCATCTTTGCTTTCATCGCTCGCAAACTGGAAGATCACTTCAG TGAAGCCAAGTGTGTGACCTTCGGCATGCTGGTCTTCTTCATCGTCTGGATCTCCTTCGTCCCGGCTTATCTTAGCACTCGAGGAAAGTTCATGGTTGCAGTGCAGATCTTCGCCATCCTGGCCTCCAGCTTCGGCCTGCTGACCTGCTTCTTTCTGCCCAAGTGTTACGTTCTTTTGGTCAAACCTGAACGGAACACAGAGGAGATGATGAGGCCCCGCCCCAAACCACGCGATGGGACCTCGACGGGGACCTCAGCCTCCCTGGCCACAGCTGCTACGGAGGTCAACGCCACCATCGCATCCACTGCTATCGATGACTGA